A single Glycine soja cultivar W05 chromosome 14, ASM419377v2, whole genome shotgun sequence DNA region contains:
- the LOC114385155 gene encoding pyruvate dehydrogenase E1 component subunit beta, mitochondrial, with product MLGVIRHKSIRPAFSAIRHFSSAAKEITVRDALNSALDEEMSADPKVFLMGEEVGEYQGAYKISKGLLDKYGPERVLDTPITEAGFAGIGVGAAYYGLRPVVEFMTFNFSMQAIDHIINSAAKSNYMSAGQISVPIVFRGPNGAAAGVGAQHSQCYASWYGSCPGLKVLSPYSSEDARGLLKAAIRDPDPVVFLENELLYGESFPVSAEVLDSSFCLPIGKAKIEREGKDVTITAYSKMVGYALKAAETLAKEGISAEVINLRSIRPLDRSTINASVRKTNRLVTVEEGFPQHGVGAEICTSVIEESFGYLDAPVERIAGADVPMPYAANLERMAVPQVEDIVRAAKRACYRSVPLAASA from the exons ATGTTGGGTGTTATAAGGCACAAG AGTATTCGCCCCGCCTTCTCCGCAATCAGACACTTCTCTTCTGCAGCTAAAGAG ATTACTGTCAGGGATGCTCTCAACTCCGCGCTCGATGAGGAAATGTCAGCTGATCCTAAAGTCTTCTTGATGGGTGAAGAGGTTGGGGAATATCAGGGTGCATACAAG ATATCCAAGGGGCTGCTCGACAAGTATGGCCCCGAGAGGGTTCTCGATACTCCAATCACTGAG GCTGGGTTTGCTGGGATTGGAGTTGGCGCTGCTTACTATGGTCTAAGGCCTGTTGTGGAGTTTATGACTTTTAACTTCTCCATGCAG GCAATAGATCATATTATTAACTCTGCCGCAAAATCAAACTACATGTCTGCTGGGCAAATATCTGTACCTATTGTCTTTAGAGGACCCAATGGTGCTGCTGCTGGGGTTGGTGCTCAGCATTCTCAA TGTTATGCATCTTGGTATGGTTCATGCCCTGGGTTGAAAGTCTTGTCACCATATTCATCTGAAGATGCCCGTGGTTTGCTTAAAGCTGCTATAAGGGACCCTGATCCTGTTGTTTTCCTTGAAAATGAATTGTT ATATGGTGAGTCATTCCCTGTTTCGGCCGAAGTTCTTGATTCCAGTTTTTGCCTTCCCATAGGAAAAGCAAAG ATTGAGAGGGAAGGAAAAGATGTGACTATTACAGCCTATTCAAAAATGGTTGGCTATGCTCTCAAG GCTGCTGAGACACTGGCAAAGGAAGGAATCAGTGCTGAG GTCATTAATTTGCGTTCAATCCGGCCGCTTGATCGATCCACAATCAATGCTTCTGTCAGGAAAACCAACAGGCTGGTGACAGTTGAAGAAGGGTTTCCTCAGCATGGCGTTGGCGCTGAAATCTG CACATCTGTCATTGAAGAGAGTTTTGGTTATCTTGATGCACCCGTTGAGAGAATTGCTGGGGCTGATGTTCCCATGCCTTATGCAGCAAATCTGGAAAGAATGGCTGTCCCACAG GTTGAAGATATTGTTCGTGCTGCAAAGAGAGCATGCTACAGATCTGTGCCTTTGGCTGCATCTGCTTGA
- the LOC114385076 gene encoding autophagy-related protein 13a-like isoform X1 codes for MDLHNNVQPELGKLEQIVYQFLLKCLHIILDSRVPLLRPHDRSGDLSMGSRVKRSDKWFNLALGDRPSALDNLHFWHRNLMDPMIIDIILVHEEAGSSVETVIERWVVQYDCPRVVAPQTGDITSSYKKTYQKSIVLFRALYSQMRLLPAYKIFKQLSTSSHNCNFDIIYKVSSFSDPFSRAEGGMMEEYNFIPVEALPGRLCISVTYRTALSDFNLECSASLPTKIITDYVGSPNTDPLRSFPVLDKGVSATSFPLRRKEPPSSVPLDRPHSWTSGFHKAAPFVQNHPYVGSPPVYRGSPRPYDYPSPPTDSYGVRLHNYRMQNRQGSPSYDEYQLSPPFSPSPSPSPPTYFCGGNPMQTRIRSETAPVTIPHSVMGKSSRNLSPNFSDPSRNSLPPLSPRRTDGSSQESPSGIRSFKKLEASRTGQKFVRDSKEDSGRFSGLLSSSGSPHIGFSRTSSRLSFQDELDDGDFSCPFDVDDVDPSDAQSSQNADRKSAAEITSTSLPMGKKSQDAEVGVLVHMLRTAPPLRQDPSCYSSHSPKAELEGGVATASGFFMPRKTADALEELRGYKEMRDLLLSKSGTRILNKHKA; via the exons ATGGATTTGCATAATAATGTGCAGCCTGAATTGGGCAAATTGGAGCAAATTGTTTATCAATTTCTTTTGAAGTGCTTGCACATCATTTTGGACTCAAGGGTACCTTTGTTACGCCCGCATGATAGAAGTGGTGACTTGTCGATGGGTTCTCGCGTGAAGAGGAGTGACAAGTGGTTTAACTTGGCATTAGGTGATAGGCCTTCTGCTCTGGATAACTTGCACTTCTGGCACAGGAATTTGATGGATCCAATGATAATTGACATTATACTTGTTCATGAAGAGGCTGGTTCTTCTGTTGAGACGGTTATAGAGAGGTGGGTTGTTCAGTATGATTGTCCCCGTGTAGTGGCTCCTCAAACTGGTGACATTACTAGCTCTTACAAGAAGACATACCAGAAGTCAATAGTGCTTTTCCGTGCTCTTTATTCTCAAATGAGGCTTCTCCCGGCTTATAAGATATTTAAGCAGTTAAGCACATCTAGTCataattgtaattttgatattatttacaAGGTCTCTTCCTTTAGTGATCCATTCTCTCGAGCAGAAGGGGGAATGATGGAAGAATATAATTTCATTCCTGTTGAGGCCCTACCGGGCCGCCTTTGTATATCTGTGACCTACCGTACTGCACTATCTGATTTCAACCTAGAGTGTTCAGCTTCATTgccaacaaaaataattactgATTATGTTGGAAGCCCCAATACTGACCCTTTGAGGTCTTTCCCTGTCTTGGATAAGGGTGTTAGTGCTACCTCCTTTCCACTGAGAAGGAAAGAACCTCCATCTTCTGTGCCACTTGATCGTCCTCATAGCTGGACATCTGGCTTCCATAAAGCAGCACCTTTTGTACAGAATCATCCTTATGTTGGCTCCCCGCCAGTGTATCGAGGTTCTCCCAGGCCATATGATTATCCATCCCCACCTACTGATAGTTACGGCGTCAGATTGCACAACTATCGAATGCAGAATCGGCAAGGATCTCCAAGTTACGATGAGTATCAACTTTCTCCTCCATTTTCACCCTCACCATCTCCATCGCCTCCTACATACTTCTGTGGTGGCAATCCAATGCAAACTCGCATACGTTCTGAGACAGCCCCTGTAACTATACCTCATTCAGTAATGGGCAAAAGCTCTAGAAATCTTTCTCCTAATTTTTCAGATCCTAGTCGAAATTCTCTGCCCCCTTTATCCCCCAGAAGGACTGATGGTTCATCACAAGAGTCTCCATCTGGAATCAGGTCATTCAAGAAATTAGAAGCTTCAAGGACTGGTCAAAAG TTTGTCAGAGATAGCAAGGAAGATTCAGGGAGGTTCTCAGGATTGTTATCCTCAAGTGGCTCACCTCACATTGGATTTTCTAGAACCTCAAGTAGATTATCATTTCAGGATGAGTTGGATGATGGCGACTTTTCATGTCcttttgatgttgatgatgttgatcCATCAGATGCTCAATCCAG TCAGAATGCGGATCGGAAGAGTGCTGCAGAGATCACTTCAACATCACTGCCAATGGGGAAAAAATCACAAGATGCTGAAGTTGGTGTTCTTGTGCACATGCTCAGGACAGCGCCTCCATTGCGCCAAGATCCAAGTTGTTATTCATCCCATTCACCAAAGGCTGAACTTGAGGGAGGAGTTGCCACTGCTTCTGGATTCTTCATGCCTCGAAAGACAGCGGATGCACTTGAAGAACTCAGGGGTTACAAAGAGATGAGAGACCTTCTTCTTTCCAAGAGTGGCACTAGGATCCTGAACAAACATAAAGCTTAA
- the LOC114385076 gene encoding autophagy-related protein 13a-like isoform X2, translated as MDLHNNVQPELGKLEQIVYQFLLKCLHIILDSRVPLLRPHDRSGDLSMGSRVKRSDKWFNLALGDRPSALDNLHFWHRNLMDPMIIDIILVHEEAGSSVETVIERWVVQYDCPRVVAPQTGDITSSYKKTYQKSIVLFRALYSQMRLLPAYKIFKQLSTSSHNCNFDIIYKVSSFSDPFSRAEGGMMEEYNFIPVEALPGRLCISVTYRTALSDFNLECSASLPTKIITDYVGSPNTDPLRSFPVLDKGVSATSFPLRRKEPPSSVPLDRPHSWTSGFHKAAPFVQNHPYVGSPPVYRGSPRPYDYPSPPTDSYGVRLHNYRMQNRQGSPSYDEYQLSPPFSPSPSPSPPTYFCGGNPMQTRIRSETAPVTIPHSVMGKSSRNLSPNFSDPSRNSLPPLSPRRTDGSSQESPSGIRSFKKLEASRTGQKFVRDSKEDSGRFSGLLSSSGSPHIGFSRTSSRLSFQDELDDGDFSCPFDVDDVDPSDAQSSAMAYGHLYILC; from the exons ATGGATTTGCATAATAATGTGCAGCCTGAATTGGGCAAATTGGAGCAAATTGTTTATCAATTTCTTTTGAAGTGCTTGCACATCATTTTGGACTCAAGGGTACCTTTGTTACGCCCGCATGATAGAAGTGGTGACTTGTCGATGGGTTCTCGCGTGAAGAGGAGTGACAAGTGGTTTAACTTGGCATTAGGTGATAGGCCTTCTGCTCTGGATAACTTGCACTTCTGGCACAGGAATTTGATGGATCCAATGATAATTGACATTATACTTGTTCATGAAGAGGCTGGTTCTTCTGTTGAGACGGTTATAGAGAGGTGGGTTGTTCAGTATGATTGTCCCCGTGTAGTGGCTCCTCAAACTGGTGACATTACTAGCTCTTACAAGAAGACATACCAGAAGTCAATAGTGCTTTTCCGTGCTCTTTATTCTCAAATGAGGCTTCTCCCGGCTTATAAGATATTTAAGCAGTTAAGCACATCTAGTCataattgtaattttgatattatttacaAGGTCTCTTCCTTTAGTGATCCATTCTCTCGAGCAGAAGGGGGAATGATGGAAGAATATAATTTCATTCCTGTTGAGGCCCTACCGGGCCGCCTTTGTATATCTGTGACCTACCGTACTGCACTATCTGATTTCAACCTAGAGTGTTCAGCTTCATTgccaacaaaaataattactgATTATGTTGGAAGCCCCAATACTGACCCTTTGAGGTCTTTCCCTGTCTTGGATAAGGGTGTTAGTGCTACCTCCTTTCCACTGAGAAGGAAAGAACCTCCATCTTCTGTGCCACTTGATCGTCCTCATAGCTGGACATCTGGCTTCCATAAAGCAGCACCTTTTGTACAGAATCATCCTTATGTTGGCTCCCCGCCAGTGTATCGAGGTTCTCCCAGGCCATATGATTATCCATCCCCACCTACTGATAGTTACGGCGTCAGATTGCACAACTATCGAATGCAGAATCGGCAAGGATCTCCAAGTTACGATGAGTATCAACTTTCTCCTCCATTTTCACCCTCACCATCTCCATCGCCTCCTACATACTTCTGTGGTGGCAATCCAATGCAAACTCGCATACGTTCTGAGACAGCCCCTGTAACTATACCTCATTCAGTAATGGGCAAAAGCTCTAGAAATCTTTCTCCTAATTTTTCAGATCCTAGTCGAAATTCTCTGCCCCCTTTATCCCCCAGAAGGACTGATGGTTCATCACAAGAGTCTCCATCTGGAATCAGGTCATTCAAGAAATTAGAAGCTTCAAGGACTGGTCAAAAG TTTGTCAGAGATAGCAAGGAAGATTCAGGGAGGTTCTCAGGATTGTTATCCTCAAGTGGCTCACCTCACATTGGATTTTCTAGAACCTCAAGTAGATTATCATTTCAGGATGAGTTGGATGATGGCGACTTTTCATGTCcttttgatgttgatgatgttgatcCATCAGATGCTCAATCCAG TGCCATGGCCTATGGCCATTTGTATATTCTCTGTTAG